The following nucleotide sequence is from Mangifera indica cultivar Alphonso chromosome 1, CATAS_Mindica_2.1, whole genome shotgun sequence.
TGATGCTAATAATTTGAATGAGAAGTTGGCTGATGTTGTAGGAGAATACCAGTTGGAAGCACTATTTACGGGATGTGAGGTCACAGATAGGAAACTGTTGCAGAGAGATTTCCTTTTGGAACCTTTAGTTGTTGATTCCAATATTGACTTGCCAGTAGAAATTAAAAAGCTAATTGAATCTACTTTTGATGGGTTGGACAGAGGTTATGAACCTGTCCGCTCCTCTGAGGGATCAGGAGGAGCTTATTTCATGCAAGATTCATCAGGTCAGAAGTATATTTCTGTTTTTAAACCAATTGATGAGGAGCCAATGGCTGTGAATAATCCTCGAGGCTTACCCTTGTCAGAAGATGGTGAAGGATTGAAGAAAGGCACAAGAGTTGGAGAAGGAGCATTGAGGGAAGTTGCAGCATACATATTGGATTACCCAAAGGGTGCATTGCACTCTTCTAGTTACAAGGAGAGAGGCTTTGCTGGGGTTCCTCCTACAGTTATGGTTAAGTGCTTGCATAAGGGATTCAATCATCCAGATGATTATGAAAATTCTGCCAAGAATGTGAAGATTGGATCACTGCAAATGTTCATGAAGAATATAGGAAGCTGTGAGGATATGGGACCTCGTGCTTTCCCAGTGGATGAGGTACACAAGATCTCTGTGCTGGACATAAGGTTGGCAAATGCAGATAGGCATGCTGGGAATATATTGGTTAGCAAAGATGAAGAAGGTCAGATTAGGCTTATTCCAATTGATCATGGCTACTGCTTGCCTGAGAAGGTAAGTGTTTTACTTTTCTTCTATGTATGCACTAATGTACTTCTTTACTATGTTATGCACTTCAcaattttccttcttttgtcCAAATACATCCTTCTTGAAATTCAGCTTCATGATATGAATGTGAGCTGTGTGATTGTTTTCATTGTCCTTTTGTTGATTGCTGTGGAACAAACATCAATATATGGGATACTTTTAGGTACCTTGATATATTATTCAAGAACTCTTCTGTTATTTTAGTGAGATATTTTTCATTAGATGCATACATTCATAATGTGGTCtgcttctatattttttttctgatgCATGACTCATGACATTACCCAGTTAGGGATTCATTTAGTTCTTCTCGATCTTATGCATGGAAAAGAAACTATAGCTAAAACCCTTTTTTTGGGAACTTATACAAAGGCTAGTTATAATAGTTTGAACTTTCGTCAATTATTAATTAGGTCATAATACATCTGTCTAACCTTTAaccttttttaatttgttagattGTAATACGAAAAAACAACCCTCATAGACTATCTGATTCTGCTGTTGTTGGAATTTTCGGCTTCtcattatttataatccctTTATACTACTGTAGTTTGAAGATTGTACATTTGACTGGCTCTACTGGCCACAAGCTCACCAACCTTACTCCCATGACACCATTGACTACATAAACTCACTGGATGCTGAATGGGATATTGAACTTCTGAAGTTTCACGGCTGGGACATATCACCAGAGTGTGCCCAGATCCTTCGAATCTCCACCATGCTTCTGAAGAAAGGTACAAAGAGAGGATTCACTCCCTTCACCATCGGAAGCATCATGTGCAGGAAAACACTGAAGGACAAGTCTGTGATTGAGCAGATTGTTCATGAAGCACAGGAAGCTGTGCTCCCAGGATCAAGTGACGAAGTGTTTCTTGAATCTGTTGAAGTCATCATGGATTGTTACCTTGATGAGCTGGCCCTGTGAGACCTCAGGATGACTATCTAGGTATATAGCATTCAACTGTCTATTTGTCTTTTCGTTGTTGTCTGCAAGTTTATTTGATATGCTGTTTGTTGCTCTTTCACTTGCTTTGTCTTTTGACAAAGTCAGGCCATTGTGCACCTATCTCTCCTTTCATCTCTCTAAAAGAATCTGTTACTTGGAATTGATAGTTACCTATTTTAAGTGCTGACTTGAAAATGTTGTACCGTGCATATGctattgcttttttttctttctttattattatttttctaagttttgcAGCTGCATAAGTGTCTAAAGTCATAATTCTTACTTACATGTATGGTTGGTCAAAAAATTGTTAACTTATTAAAAGGAAATTcttaaaattgaagaaaaataatttgatgtaaTCAACCATAAAATGGACATTCTCCCATTGGTAATGAAATGCCCTAGTTGTATTAAGTTGCCTACAGCAAACCTAATGTGAGGACATTTTGCCAACACAACTGCATTTGATGCCTGTAAACGCATTCAACCACCCAATTCCATTCGTTGTGTAATATTTGCCAAAAATgtgaaaacaaatacaaaatgcCACCTACATTTCTGGCTCATTATCAGAGTACTTAAAACCCTGCACCAAACAAAGGTGGGCTAACATCTTCTTTATGGCTTTTTGCCAATATTTTCACTCATTATTGTCAACTAGcccatcatttaattttttttgggctAAGATAGCAAAGAAGGGTACAACACGGACAATTTGTCTTATAACTCACAAATTCAGAAATTCAAATACCTAATGGAACTTTAGACTAGAAATTAAGAAAGTTCTTTGTAACTAGGCTATTGAAGGTTTCCAACTTGGAGGCCGGGTCCAATGATTGGTCTCAAAAATATtgtatcaaataatttaaagtttaattttaatataatgtatATAAGTTTTGAATCTAACACTTCTTTAGAGATTCTTAGTTATTCAAACTATCTTTTAACGGTTTAAAGATATTTGTTATCGTATGAATATGAATGAGTAGTATCAATAAGGTTtgtttcaatataaataattatgtcatGAGCAAAACAACTTGTCCTTTTATTTTAGTGTAAACAATTGTTTAATAGatttcatattcaattattgttataaaaGTAGGAAGAGTCAACATTagataaatcaatcaatcaatcaagaAGTATTTTATTGACTTGCTTGTCCACATGTATAAATATACCACTCCATTGTGGAATAAATGAATTTgggaaattaaaacaaaataaaatgggAATTTAGCTAAGCAAGGCATGTGGGCATAAATGTGTAGGATCATGTACAACTTGACTTGACTTAGACAATTTAAACCCCTCCACAGCTggccattttcatttttctttttggctgCTTCCCACT
It contains:
- the LOC123226073 gene encoding phosphatidylinositol 4-kinase gamma 3, producing the protein MSIASVALSPALEKSLSFPGYFTHRHGWPADDSILIFLSVGGSMIPMLVMESDSIASVKLRIQSFKGLFVKKQKLVYRGRELARTNSLVKDYGLADGNVLHLVLRLSDLQAITVMTVCGKVFEFHVERSRNVGYVKQQIAKKGKGLIDLKDQELICDGEELEDKRLITDFCKNNDSVIHFLVRKSAKVRAKPIEKDFEVSIDANNLNEKLADVVGEYQLEALFTGCEVTDRKLLQRDFLLEPLVVDSNIDLPVEIKKLIESTFDGLDRGYEPVRSSEGSGGAYFMQDSSGQKYISVFKPIDEEPMAVNNPRGLPLSEDGEGLKKGTRVGEGALREVAAYILDYPKGALHSSSYKERGFAGVPPTVMVKCLHKGFNHPDDYENSAKNVKIGSLQMFMKNIGSCEDMGPRAFPVDEVHKISVLDIRLANADRHAGNILVSKDEEGQIRLIPIDHGYCLPEKFEDCTFDWLYWPQAHQPYSHDTIDYINSLDAEWDIELLKFHGWDISPECAQILRISTMLLKKGTKRGFTPFTIGSIMCRKTLKDKSVIEQIVHEAQEAVLPGSSDEVFLESVEVIMDCYLDELAL